The following are from one region of the Yoonia sp. R2331 genome:
- a CDS encoding cupin domain-containing protein, with translation MPKITNPRIETGTDELGSFTAHLWSDAGGLTQFGAFTETLTPGSASSRPHWHLHEDEMIYMVSGTVTLLEGDEQSPLHPGDVATFKAGTPVGHCLRNDSTKDATYLVIGTRSGHDVGTYTDNGDTVTIADGVKTLRSADGTVQKTSPYHGA, from the coding sequence ATGCCAAAGATCACCAACCCGCGGATTGAAACCGGCACGGATGAACTGGGCAGCTTCACCGCGCACCTGTGGTCGGACGCCGGCGGGTTGACCCAATTTGGCGCTTTTACCGAAACGCTGACACCCGGCAGCGCCTCTTCCCGCCCGCATTGGCACCTTCACGAGGATGAGATGATCTATATGGTCTCGGGCACCGTCACCTTGCTGGAAGGCGATGAACAATCACCCCTGCACCCCGGCGATGTCGCCACCTTCAAAGCTGGCACACCGGTCGGCCATTGCCTGCGCAACGACAGCACAAAGGACGCCACCTATCTGGTGATCGGCACACGCTCCGGCCACGACGTCGGCACCTACACCGACAATGGCGATACCGTCACCATCGCCGATGGGGTCAAGACCCTGCGCAGCGCTGATGGCACCGTGCAAAAAACCTCACCCTACCACGGAGCATGA
- the cobO gene encoding cob(I)yrinic acid a,c-diamide adenosyltransferase, giving the protein MTEDTDRHATKMAKKKAARDKIMATKTDKKGLIIVHTGKGKGKSSAAFGMIFRCIAHDMKCAVVQFIKGGMSTGERDLIMGKFSDTCAFHTMGEGFTWETQDKTRDTEMAQAAWAKAKELILDETNHLVLLDEINIAIRYDYVDIAEVVEFLATQKPDMTHVVLTGRNAHDDLIEIADLVTEMELVKHPFRSGVKAQIGVEF; this is encoded by the coding sequence ATGACCGAAGACACCGACCGCCACGCCACCAAAATGGCCAAGAAAAAGGCCGCCCGTGATAAGATCATGGCCACAAAGACCGACAAAAAAGGCCTGATCATCGTTCATACTGGTAAGGGCAAAGGCAAATCCTCTGCCGCCTTTGGCATGATCTTCCGCTGCATCGCCCACGACATGAAATGCGCTGTGGTCCAGTTCATCAAGGGCGGCATGTCCACCGGCGAACGTGACCTCATCATGGGCAAATTCTCCGACACCTGCGCCTTCCACACGATGGGTGAAGGTTTTACTTGGGAAACCCAGGACAAGACCCGCGATACCGAAATGGCCCAGGCCGCTTGGGCCAAAGCCAAGGAACTCATTCTGGATGAGACCAACCACTTGGTCCTGCTGGACGAAATCAACATCGCGATCCGTTACGACTATGTCGATATCGCCGAGGTGGTTGAATTCCTCGCGACCCAAAAACCTGACATGACCCATGTGGTGCTGACGGGCCGCAACGCCCACGACGACCTGATCGAAATCGCCGATCTGGTGACAGAGATGGAGCTGGTCAAACACCCCTTCCGGTCCGGCGTAAAGGCGCAGATTGGCGTGGAATTCTGA
- a CDS encoding GNAT family N-acetyltransferase, whose product MTPRRISPDDPDLPAMHALIHRCFAGMEGRVDPPSSVHRLTLKALKAQARDAELWALPDACMILAPKADTLYLGKLAVDAAARGQGRARQLITWAKTRARALQKTSLTLETRIELTENHAIFRALGFRETARTAHPGFDRPTSITFTLLL is encoded by the coding sequence ATGACACCCCGCCGCATTTCACCTGATGATCCGGACCTGCCAGCAATGCACGCCCTGATTCACCGCTGTTTTGCCGGAATGGAGGGGCGCGTAGATCCGCCGTCGTCGGTTCACCGCCTCACGCTCAAGGCGCTTAAGGCGCAGGCCCGTGACGCAGAGCTTTGGGCCCTGCCCGATGCCTGCATGATCCTGGCGCCCAAAGCGGACACGCTCTATCTGGGAAAGCTCGCCGTGGATGCTGCGGCCCGTGGTCAGGGCCGTGCACGCCAACTGATCACATGGGCCAAAACCCGCGCCCGCGCCTTGCAAAAAACCAGCCTCACATTAGAAACCCGGATCGAGTTGACAGAGAACCATGCCATCTTCCGCGCACTGGGATTTCGCGAAACCGCTCGTACCGCCCACCCGGGATTTGATCGCCCCACAAGCATCACATTTACCCTTCTCCTCTGA
- the cobN gene encoding cobaltochelatase subunit CobN has product MHLLAATPGQIDDGKEPVDLGQTPADVIFISAADTELAALAEARAAMDSPPSLRLANMMHLQHPMSVDLHLDDCATKSRLVVARVLGGMGYWTYGVTQYAARLRAAGVPLALLPGDDKPDPDLRGLSTVTDADYDALWAYLVEGGPQNATQFVTYCHAIINKADKPAAANPLLRAGVYWPGSGLADLTTAQSAWTPDAPVVPIIFYRALVQGGGLNPINRLTKSLLRAGLNPLPIFVASLKDPVSTATLAQIFDLAPPEVILNCTAFAVGSPHDGDDSPANPLLANDAPVFQVILSGSSETAWAENPQGLSARDIAMNVALPEVDGRILSRAVSFKSEAFFDEATQCPIATYQGVGDRIDFVMQLAKNWAALRCKPPKDRKIALILANYPNKDGRLANGVGLDTPAATVHVMNLLAGAGYTTTPPKSAQSLMDQMMAGPTNWLTDRADKDGGETMPLDTYLTHLADLPWSAKEQLTDHWGAPEQDPFFWPEISQGEAQPGDSVPQPGLKLSIHRFGNVVVGLQPARGYNIDPTETYHSPDLVPPHNYVAFYHWLRHDWGADAIVHMGKHGNLEWLPGKALALDAASWPEIALGPTPHVYPFIVNDPGEGTQAKRRAAGVIVDHLTPPLTRAETYGPLRDLEALVDEYYEAAGVDPRRIDHLRREILSLSDVTGLAKDAAFTGDEDTDLAKLDAYLCELKEAQIRDGLHIFGQSPTGQQETDLAIALARIPRGDGKGANASLLRALAADLKLTLDPLDCDMAAPAAERPKALAGGTWRTNGDTIERLESLAQRLVTSDEGPPGPKSAAVLQEIKTHIIPTIAQCGINEGSNLLTALDGRAIPPGPSGAPTRGRLDTLPTGKNFYSVDSRAVPTPTAWALGWKSANLLIEKHLQDHGDWPRSLLLTAWGTANMRTGGDDIAQALALMGCKPTWDAANRRVTGFEVIPHTTLGRPRVDVTLRISGFFRDAFPQLIALVDSAARKVQSLDEPAGLNPAAARAAQGENQSRVFGSKPGAYGAGLQAMIDEQLWASKADLAEAYLQWGSYAYNAGAEGTQNRAAFETRLKQTEAIVQNQDNREHDILDSDDYYQFEGGAAAAVSTLQGTDRPIYHNDHSRPERPVIRTLDDEIGRVVRSRVVNPKWIDGVKRHGYKGAFEMAATVDYLFAFAATTGAVRNHHFDLVEEAYLADDTTRDFIAEVNAPALRDIAARLQEAIDRDLWTPKSNSARARIAGLLD; this is encoded by the coding sequence ATGCACCTGCTCGCCGCAACGCCGGGACAGATCGACGACGGCAAAGAACCCGTCGATCTAGGCCAAACCCCGGCCGACGTTATTTTCATTTCTGCCGCCGACACCGAACTGGCCGCACTGGCAGAGGCCCGCGCCGCGATGGACAGCCCGCCCTCGCTGCGGCTGGCCAATATGATGCACCTTCAGCACCCGATGTCGGTTGACCTGCACCTTGACGATTGCGCCACCAAATCCCGTCTTGTGGTTGCACGTGTCCTTGGTGGGATGGGCTACTGGACCTATGGCGTCACCCAATATGCCGCACGCCTGCGCGCCGCTGGCGTCCCTCTGGCCCTGCTGCCCGGTGATGACAAACCAGACCCCGATTTGCGTGGCCTCTCAACCGTCACTGATGCCGATTACGATGCGCTTTGGGCCTATCTGGTCGAAGGCGGTCCGCAAAATGCCACACAATTTGTCACCTATTGTCACGCAATCATCAACAAGGCGGACAAACCTGCCGCCGCCAACCCGCTGTTACGCGCTGGTGTCTACTGGCCCGGTAGCGGTCTCGCCGATCTGACGACCGCGCAATCCGCATGGACCCCCGACGCCCCCGTTGTCCCGATCATCTTTTATCGTGCGCTTGTGCAAGGCGGCGGGCTAAACCCGATCAACCGCCTAACAAAATCTCTGTTGCGCGCTGGTCTCAACCCGCTGCCCATTTTCGTAGCCTCACTCAAAGATCCCGTTTCAACTGCCACGCTTGCACAGATTTTCGACCTTGCCCCACCAGAGGTCATTCTCAACTGCACCGCCTTCGCGGTCGGCTCTCCGCATGACGGCGATGACAGCCCGGCCAACCCTCTTCTCGCCAATGACGCGCCGGTATTCCAAGTCATCCTGTCCGGCAGCTCAGAAACCGCATGGGCTGAAAACCCGCAGGGCCTCTCTGCCCGCGACATTGCCATGAACGTCGCCCTGCCAGAGGTGGACGGCCGCATCTTGTCGCGCGCCGTCTCTTTCAAATCGGAAGCTTTCTTTGATGAGGCAACCCAATGCCCCATCGCCACCTATCAAGGCGTCGGCGATCGCATCGACTTTGTCATGCAACTGGCCAAAAACTGGGCCGCTTTGCGCTGCAAGCCCCCCAAGGACCGCAAAATCGCGCTGATCCTCGCCAACTACCCCAACAAAGACGGACGGCTCGCCAATGGGGTGGGTCTCGACACCCCAGCCGCCACGGTTCATGTGATGAACCTCTTGGCCGGTGCGGGCTACACCACCACCCCACCCAAAAGCGCCCAATCTCTGATGGATCAGATGATGGCTGGACCCACCAACTGGCTCACTGACCGTGCCGACAAAGACGGCGGCGAAACCATGCCGCTGGACACCTACCTCACCCACCTCGCGGATCTGCCATGGTCCGCAAAGGAACAGCTGACCGACCACTGGGGCGCACCGGAACAAGACCCCTTCTTCTGGCCAGAAATATCCCAGGGGGAGGCGCAGCCGGGGGACAGCGTCCCCCAACCCGGCCTGAAACTCTCGATCCACAGGTTCGGCAATGTGGTCGTCGGTTTGCAACCCGCGCGCGGCTACAACATAGACCCGACCGAGACCTATCATTCTCCCGACCTTGTCCCGCCGCATAACTACGTCGCCTTCTATCACTGGCTGCGGCACGACTGGGGGGCTGACGCCATCGTCCACATGGGCAAACACGGCAATCTGGAATGGCTGCCCGGCAAGGCGCTGGCGCTGGATGCCGCAAGCTGGCCTGAAATCGCCCTTGGCCCGACCCCACATGTCTACCCCTTCATCGTCAACGACCCCGGCGAAGGTACGCAGGCGAAACGCCGCGCCGCAGGTGTCATCGTCGATCACCTCACACCGCCGCTGACCCGCGCCGAAACCTATGGCCCTTTGCGCGACCTCGAAGCACTGGTGGACGAATATTATGAGGCCGCAGGCGTCGATCCCCGCCGCATCGACCACCTGCGCCGCGAAATCCTGTCCCTATCGGATGTTACCGGCCTTGCCAAAGACGCGGCCTTCACAGGCGATGAAGACACCGATCTTGCAAAACTCGACGCTTACTTGTGCGAACTGAAAGAGGCGCAGATCAGGGATGGCCTGCACATCTTCGGCCAATCCCCTACCGGCCAGCAGGAAACCGACCTCGCCATTGCACTCGCGCGCATCCCGCGCGGCGACGGCAAAGGGGCGAACGCCTCACTCCTGCGCGCCCTCGCCGCTGATCTCAAACTCACCCTCGACCCGCTCGACTGCGACATGGCCGCCCCCGCCGCCGAAAGACCTAAGGCCCTCGCTGGCGGCACATGGCGCACAAATGGCGACACCATCGAACGGCTCGAATCCCTGGCGCAACGCCTCGTCACCAGCGATGAGGGACCACCGGGACCGAAGAGCGCCGCCGTCCTGCAAGAGATCAAGACCCATATCATCCCCACCATCGCCCAATGCGGCATTAACGAAGGCAGCAACCTGCTGACCGCCCTTGACGGCCGTGCCATCCCACCCGGCCCGTCCGGAGCACCGACCCGAGGCCGTCTTGACACCCTGCCCACCGGCAAAAATTTCTACTCCGTCGACAGCCGCGCCGTGCCCACCCCCACCGCTTGGGCGCTTGGTTGGAAATCCGCCAATCTGCTGATCGAAAAGCATCTGCAAGACCACGGCGACTGGCCGCGCAGCTTGCTGCTGACAGCCTGGGGCACCGCCAATATGCGCACCGGTGGCGATGATATCGCCCAAGCACTGGCGCTGATGGGATGCAAACCCACGTGGGACGCTGCCAACCGCCGCGTCACGGGGTTCGAAGTCATCCCGCACACCACCCTCGGCCGTCCTCGTGTTGATGTCACCTTGCGCATCTCCGGCTTCTTCCGCGACGCCTTCCCGCAGCTCATCGCGCTGGTGGATTCCGCCGCCCGCAAAGTGCAATCGCTTGATGAACCCGCCGGTCTCAACCCCGCTGCCGCCCGCGCGGCACAGGGCGAAAACCAATCTCGCGTTTTCGGCTCCAAACCCGGTGCCTACGGCGCGGGCCTGCAGGCGATGATCGACGAACAGCTCTGGGCCTCCAAGGCCGATCTGGCAGAGGCCTATTTGCAGTGGGGCTCTTACGCCTACAACGCCGGCGCAGAGGGAACCCAGAACCGCGCAGCCTTTGAAACCCGCTTGAAACAAACAGAAGCAATCGTCCAGAACCAGGACAACCGCGAACACGACATCCTCGATTCCGACGATTATTATCAGTTTGAGGGCGGTGCAGCGGCGGCGGTTTCAACCCTGCAGGGCACAGATCGCCCGATCTACCACAACGACCATTCCCGCCCCGAACGCCCCGTGATCCGCACGCTGGATGATGAGATTGGCCGCGTCGTCCGGTCCCGCGTGGTGAACCCAAAATGGATCGATGGCGTCAAACGCCACGGCTACAAAGGCGCGTTTGAAATGGCCGCGACTGTCGACTACCTGTTCGCCTTCGCGGCAACGACAGGGGCCGTGCGCAACCATCACTTTGATCTGGTGGAAGAAGCCTATCTTGCCGATGACACAACCCGTGACTTCATCGCCGAGGTAAACGCCCCGGCGCTGCGTGATATCGCAGCACGTCTGCAAGAAGCCATCGACCGCGACCTTTGGACTCCAAAATCCAATTCCGCCCGCGCCCGTATCGCGGGGCTTCTTGATTAG